GGAGACTGCGAATGTCGGAAATTGAGAAAATTGTCCAGTTGAAGAGGCAGAGCGGATTATCGATACGGCAGATTAGTCAGGCATTGAATTTACGGAAGTCCACGGTATCGGATTATCTCAGACGCTTCAGGGAATCGGGACTGACTTTGGAAAGATTGAAAGAACTCAGCGATCAGCAACTGATTCAGGCGTTATTTCCAGAAAAGGTTTCAACGGAACGAACGAGTCGTGCCGAGATGCCGGATTTCGGTTGGATGCATACGGAGTTAAAGAAGCGCCATGTCACACGGCAATTGCTCTGGGAGGAATATCGACAAGGCAATCCAGACGGTTCTGGATATGGTTACAGCCAGTATTGTCAACTGTATCGGGATTGGTCAAAGACCCTGAGTATTTCCA
The Candidatus Marinimicrobia bacterium CG08_land_8_20_14_0_20_45_22 genome window above contains:
- a CDS encoding IS21 family transposase, with the translated sequence MSEIEKIVQLKRQSGLSIRQISQALNLRKSTVSDYLRRFRESGLTLERLKELSDQQLIQALFPEKVSTERTSRAEMPDFGWMHTELKKRHVTRQLLWEEYRQGNPDGSGYGYSQYCQLYRDWSKTLSISMHQIHKAGQKMFVDFSGLKGEVADSRTGEITEVEIFVAALGASGYTYAEAVRDQRKPSIITAHNHAFEYFGGVTEMIIPDNMKAAVNRADKYDPDLNETYQDMAEYYGTVVLPARPYHPKDKPKVELSV